The Maylandia zebra isolate NMK-2024a linkage group LG7, Mzebra_GT3a, whole genome shotgun sequence genome contains a region encoding:
- the gpat3 gene encoding glycerol-3-phosphate acyltransferase 3, translating into MEDLWTVAVAVFQLWIFVVVFFITLPAMFGLSLGVTSVYIQILVKLLEWATIRIQRGREEQPSVPAPLLNGIIERAEGSMEEEMEQLRRSRSLEGGEFALSDALYFCKKGLESIVDDQVTQRFSSEELASWNLLTRTNQNFRYISLRLTIFWGIGVFVRYCVLFPLRITLAIIGLSWLVIGTTLVGFLPENSVKYWLSEVVHLTCYRICARALSATIRYHNKENRPQKGGICVANHTTPIDVVILANDGCYAMVGQIHGGLMGVIQRSMVRSCPHVWFERSEMKDRHAVTSRLRAHVAAKTKLPILIFPEGTCINNTSVMMFKKGSFEIGGTIHPVAIKYDPRLGDAFWNSSKYNMVSYLLRTMTSWAIVVNVWYLPPMTIQDGEDAVQFANRVKSAVACRGGLLDLAWDGSLKRGKVKDAYKEEQQKMYSRVIVRQNSISATHTRRDDQS; encoded by the exons TTCGGCCTCTCTCTGGGTGTCACCAGCGTCTACATCCAGATCCTGGTTAAACTCCTTGAG TGGGCCACGATACGAATCCAGAGAGGACGCGAGGAGCAGCCCAGCGTACCCGCACCGCTGCTCAATG GGATCATCGAGCGAGCGGAGGGCtcgatggaggaggagatggagcaGTTGCGGCGTTCTCGGTCTCTGGAAGGCGGTGAGTTTGCTCTGAGTGACGCCTTGTATTTCTGCAAGAAGGGCCTGGAGAGCATCGTGGACGACCAGGTGACCCAGCGCTTCTCCTCTGAGGAGCTGGCCTCCTGGAACCTCCTGACCCGCACCAACCAGAACTTCCGCTACATCAGCCTCCGCCTCACCATCTTCTGGGGCATCGGCGTGTTCGTGCGCTATTGTGTCCTCTTCCCTCTCAG GATTACTCTGGCCATCATCGGCCTCTCGTGGCTTGTGATTGGAACGACTCTAGTTGGATTTCTGCCTGAGAACAG TGTGAAGTACTGGCTGAGCGAAGTTGTCCACCTGACCTGCTACAGGATCTGTGCCCGGGCGCTGTCGGCCACCATCCGCTACCACAATAA AGAGAACCGACCTCAGAAAGGAGGGATCTGCGTGGCTAATCACACCACGCCCATCGATGTGGTGATCCTGGCCAATGACGGCTGCTATGCCATG GTGGGGCAGATTCATGGAGGTCTGATGGGGGTCATCCAGAGGTCGATGGTGAGGTCGTGCCCTCATGTTTGGTTTGAGAGGTCGGAGATGAAAGACCGCCACGCGGTGACCAGCAG GCTCAGAGCTCACGTAGCAGCAAAGACCAAACTTCCCATCCTTATATTTCCTGAAG GAACTTGTATCAACAACACGTCGGTCATGATGTTTAAGAAGGGCAGCTTTGAGATCGGAGGAACGATCCATCCCGTCGCCATCAAG TACGACCCTCGCTTGGGTGATGCTTTCTGGAACAGCAGCAAGTACAACATGGTCAGCTATCTGCTGCGCACCATGACCAGTTGGGCCATCGTCGTCAATGTGTGGTACCTCCCACCCATGACCATACAG GATGGAGAGGATGCAGTCCAGTTTGCCAACAGAGTGAAATCTGCCGTTGCTTGTCGGGGAGGACTGCTTGACCTGGCATG GGACGGAAGCCTAAAGCGAGGGAAGGTGAAGGACGCGTATAAGGAAGAGCAGCAGAAGATGTACAGCAGGGTCATCGTCAGGCAGAACAGCATCAGTGCCACACACACCCGCAGAGACGATCAATCATAA